In Ornithodoros turicata isolate Travis chromosome 1, ASM3712646v1, whole genome shotgun sequence, the DNA window AATGCTGCAGGacagacgtcgcacttgtatggtttctcaCCCGTGCATGTCCTATTGTGATAGCACAGGTTCATgctgtggctgaactctgcatgacacagatcgcacttgtatggcttctcgcctgtgtgtgtcctCTTGTGAGAATGTAGGTTTCTGCTATCTTTGaatgctgcaggacagagattgcCCTTGAACAGTTTCTCACCAGTATGAGTCCTTATGTGATCATTCAGGTGGTACAACCTGGTGAACCCAGAGGGACAGGGCCTGCATGTGTCTTCTTGTGACGCTGCAGGTGCGTACTCCGGATGAACTTTGCAGGACAGAAATTGCACTTGTACGGCCTATCacctgtgtgtgttttcttgtgACACTCCAGGTACGTGCTTCGGATGAATTCTGctggacagagatcacacttgtaaggcttctcACCAGTATGAGTCCGTAAGTGATCCTTCAAGTGGTGGGGCAGGCCGAACTCAGAGGGGCACAGaccgcacttgtacggcttctcaccAGTATGAACACGTATGTGATTCCTGAGGTGGTGCACCTGAGTGAACTGAGAGGGGCAGCGATCgcatttgtatggcttctcacctgtgtgtgtCAAATTGTGACGCCGCAGGTTCGTGTTGTTGCTGAACGCTGctggacagagatcacacttgtatggcttctcacctgtgtgtatCCTCCTGTGACGCTGCAGGTACATGTTGTAGCTGAAtactgcaggacagagatcgcacttgaatggtttctcacccgtgtgtgtcctaTTGTGACGCTGCAGGTTTGTGCTGTTGCTGAacgctgcaggacagagatcgcacttgtatggcctctcgCCTGTATGTGTCCTATTGTGACACTTTAGGCTCGTGCTGTGGCTGAACACAGCAGGACAGAgtttgcacttgtatggcttatcGCCTGTGTGTGTCCTCTTGTGACGCTGCAGGTGCATGCTGTGGCTGaatgctgcaggacagagatcgcattTGAATGGCTTCTCACCGGTGTGAATCCGTGTGTGATCTTTCAGGTGGTGCAGCTGAGCGAACTCAGagggacagagatcacacttgtatggcttctcacccgtgtgtgtcctaTTGTGACGCTGCAGGTTCGTGTTGtggctgaacactgcaggacagagatcacacttgtatggcttctcacccgtgtgagTCCTATTGTGACACTTTAGGCTCGTGCTGTGGCTGAACGCTGCAGGACAGAgtttgcacttgtatggcttatcGCCTGTGTGTGTCCTCTTGTGACGCTGCAGGTGCATGCTGTGGCTGaatgctgcaggacagagatcgcattTGAATGGCTTCTCACCAGTGTGAATCCGTATGTGATCTTTCAGGTGGTGCAGCTGGGCGAACTCAGagggacagagatcacacttgtacggcttctcacccgtgtgcgTCCTATTGTGACGCTGCAGGTTCGTGTTGtggctgaacactgcaggacagAGTTTGCATTTGtacggcttctcacccgtgtgagTCCTCTTGTGACGCTGCAGGTGTGTGCTGTGCCTGAACGCTGCAGGACACAGATCGCACTTGAACGGCTTGTCACCAGTATGAGTCCGTATGTGATCGTCCAGGTGGTGGAGCCTGGTGAATtcagcaggacagagatcgcacttgtgtgGCCTCACATCCGTATGTATCCTCTTGTGACAATGCATGTGTGTGCTGTGGCTGaatgctgcaggacagagatcacacttgtaaTGCATCTCGTGAGTATTCTTGTGCATGTGGTTCTTGGCACTCTCAGACAAGGAAAAAGCAGTTGGACTGAGGTCGCTCTCGTGCATCTTTTCCCCCACCTTATCCTCCATTGCGAAAGGACGCTTCAGGCTATCTGACGACGCTGGATTACAAGTGTCTGTGTGCTCCATGTCAGTGCTTGCtgttgaatctgtaattttagaAATGGGAGAGTGAGTATGCAGATGGGTTCATATAACACTGGCATGGCTGTCATATTTGCTCACAGAATTGACATGTGCAGGGAATCGTGAGCAATCAAAATGACATTTACGCGCGGCTGCATGTCAAGTGGAACGGGCCATCTTCAAACAGAGCGATACTGCTTGCTATGTGAGCCTGTCAGGTCGACATAGTGGCTTTTTTCGCAGTTCCTGCCACCAatgatttgtgaaaaaaaaaaaaaaaaaacagatgtaCATATAAGGTATTTCACATAACACGAAAAAGAAGTCtgaaaaaatctacttgtctgaacactatGGCGTTAATGCTACTGACCTCGGCAGGGGGAGATTTTGCCAAGAGTTGACAAACGACAAGTAGATCTTAGTAGTAGTGAGTTCACGAGTGCGCAACGGTTTCTTCTAACGAGATTGCCAGGATGTGCCTGCCTACGCATCAGCTAAGAAGCGCCGGTCACGAGCTGCTGGTACAACGTGGGCACATTTATTAAATCTCAAGCTTACTTATTACTTATAAGTCCATGTCTCATAAAAGTGGACACTTCTGCAAGAGGAAAGGGGAGGAAGGAACGAATCACCGTAATGGCGCCTACAAACGTGACTGGCACGTAACGATGCTGATTACTCATTGTCAGCAAAGCTAGCAAGCCTAGTTGTTTTAAAGGGggcaaaaaaatgcaaaaacatgTTTACGCACTTGTTTGTGGTACTTCAAATTATGTTACATGCTATGTCGATTTCGTATTTGCTATCATAATTCAAAATTTTGATTCGGTTACGAAGCTATAAGGAcactttcttgcttcggcgctaggCAGTGAACGACGGTTCAGCttgtgcatcggtgtttttagtcggTCGTGCCACACCATGGAGCTGTCCAGGTGAAAAATGTAGTGGGCGGACTGGCAAGCAAAGCGGAGTGGCGTCACTTTCCGAAGGACATGAAGATAAATGGTGTCAGAAAACCGCTGTAGAATATAATTCAGTGAATTGTTATTGAAAGATGCAGCAGTGTGCATCATGCTACGCATCTGCGGAACACTACGATGGGACCCATTGCAAATCCACAACACGCTGTcccattggatgccgccaatctttgccccCTGGGGATCCCACTTGTTGCCGCCAGAGACTCTTTTCATTGCGTCTTCTTCTAAATGGTACTTTGCAatgctttgttttgttttttcaaaaaTGTGATGCTGACTTTGCAAATTTTTCAGACCAaatgggaaaattcaatttcaatttctcGCAAATTAAATTGATAAAACTACTCAGAAGTGCTGGAAAAACCTCCCCTGAGGCAAATAGTGTTGCCCGATAGTGTTTAGACAAATAGATAAAAATAAGATTTTGCACGTtttctgaaacaccctgtatatgtaagCAGTTACTTATGTGGGTAAAGTCTGCAAAAGTTGCAATAATGTGAAATTGGATAAAGATTCGACAAAAGGACTTCTACGTGTTTGTCTACGTGCCCTGTGTCTCTCGGTTGTTTGTTCTTTTAATCGTGGATAAGGAATCTTCGCATCTATATTGCTCCTTTGAGAGTCTTCCATAGAAGAGAGTGAGTGCTGGAAAACTGATACATGCCTGACAGTAAACTGAAGGGCATCTCTGTTGCATCCTCTTTTATGTCCATATGGCGCTGTTCAGTTTGGTGTTGACTAATACTATCCCTGTCACACAGGCAGTCTGCAATCATCATTGAAGTCGATGGTCATTGCAAAATATGTGCTGTGCCACCAGCCGTGTAGCGCGTCAACTTCCGAAAGAGCACTGGATCTAATTCACTTTCACAGGTTGACAGGTTATACTTGGTGGTGCTGCACACATGTTGAATGGCTGTTGGTTTCAATGGTTATTGAGGACTGCCCTTGCCCTTAAGTGCCCTCGACCATTTCGTATCACCTTCTGATTCTGAGTGCCAGCTGTGTCCCGTCTGGTCATGCCCCGCCAAGATGGCAACATTGTAAGgctctgttttcacttctgtGATTGGTTCTTCGTTTGAAAGATCCTCTTGAGGTTCTTCTTTAATGCCACATGCGCCAGGTGTCACCcctgaagtaaaacaaaaaaggagagaagtAAGCCCCATTGCAATGCCTCAAGACAGTCACAGTAATATTATTTTTTGCATTATTTATAGTGCCAATTTATAGTGAGTGTTGTAGGAGACAGTTAGATGCACTACTGGCTATTTGGCATTAATAgtacattttctcaaaaatacAGTCTTTGAGTGCTCTCCTAGTATGGTGAAAGCAAAGCACATATTTGGCATTATCAGCTCATGCGGTGTTGCAGTCAGGACGACTGCCTTCCAAGCCAAGACCAGTAAGTGGTGCGGGTTGGAATCCGGGCATGAGGTTTTTCCCGtttcccccccacccccgaagaTTATCcgggcgaatgtcggcacaattccgcCGACCTGGCCCGCGACACGTTAACTGCCCCTGCATTCCACTGcttgctgctgtcctctctccatctgtccctgTCTGTACTCCGTTCACAGTCACACTTGCTTCGCAACCCTAAAGGGAAACTTAAAAAAAGAGACAGTTGGCCTCGCAGGTCGTGCCCGTTTCTCATGAGCCACCACAAAAAAATTTACCGTTCAGAATGGTGCGCCAGGTTATCAGATTCGCATCAGGTTATTATCAGATGGGCATCTGGTTAATGTTTGGTTTGCCTCATCTCAGGATGAGACGTATGTCCAGTGATCATTAGACCTACATAGATTTATTCCTGTCATGTTCTGTTTTCCCCGCAGGACCCATTTAATCCCACCATCATTCCCGCCAAATTATGGGTTCAGTCCCGAATGGGGTCGGAACCAGGGAACCTGATTAATTACGGATGGGGAAATGGTGTGGTGGTCAGGTATAATACAGTGGTACCTGGTGCCGAACAGTTCCAAGTGGTTCCAGACGGCATAGCTGGATAGAATGTGACGCTGCCATAGCCCTTTACGACTCTGCCGTAGTATGCACTGATGACAACAGCCCATGCTCTGGAAAGATAGGTTCGTGCCATTGCACCTTCGCACTGTACCGTTACCCCCTCTGTCTTTTCACAAATTGGCATGCTAGAATACAGGGAGATAAGTATCTCGTTGTCTGCATGTACCTTTTGTGAACGTCTTAAACTTGCCACGGGTGACCTGCTCATGGAATATACCTCATTTTTGTTCTGAACGGCTAATTTTTTGTGGCAGTTCACGAGGAACAGAGGCAGGACTTGCAAGGATAACTGTCATTTCTTTCCTTATAAGTTACACGTACAGATGCAGAGGGGACAGCATGTAGCATTGACATataggggggtggggggttggTATGTATGATGGTCCAggtcaggggaaactgtgcggACATTCACCTCGAAAGtgttcagaaaacccagggaaaacgtaAAACCCGGATTCAAGGCTTTGTCATCTACTAGTCTCGTCAGGGAGGCTATCATCCTAACTGTAATGCCATGCGGGCTGGTAATGTCAAAAGCGCCACGAGACATCGTTTGCTTCGACCGTACGGGAGAGCATTCGAAAATTAAATTTTGAAATAGTCAGTAATGCATCTATTGTTTCACGCAACAGGCAGTGTaattctgaaataaatgttgtgtATGCCCtggactttaaaaaaaagattaTGTATTTCTTTATTACTATAATGCAGTGATgaccagtagttaactacatgtagttaaactactagttaagctacccgattgtagttaaaaagtagttacaaactacttgcagaaatgtagtggcaactactagttaaactaccattACGAGTAGTTAActgcagtagttaggttactgcaggtgccaactacttccgattttgccgcaagctttacggcacgattgtgcttcctacttttaccttgagctacttgtttgatgagaacggaggtgcagaacaattgtgccatgcatgtgtactaaatcttcacttttatcactgcttgtgattcatatttaggtgtcccagaacactatagaataggattggtgttgatggacaacgttaagtagttatagatgtagttaaaatacattgcagtagttaaagaagttgttttaactacctcccctgaaaagtagttgaactactagttaaactactccactgcgaagtagttatagttaaactactgcagaagtagttagtggccatcactgctataaTGTATCATAATACagtattggaattatgtattataatacgcaaTTTTCAAAAAGCGTATTAATATTGTAATATGTGTTGTTGTGGTGTATTAGTATTATCATAAAAAATAGTATTATTACCCGCCCCTACCCAAAAGGTAGGATTGGGAAAGTGTGGGAAAGGACACACACAGCCTGCAcaaagcatagattgagaagttcctcatcaaaaagaactcgttacgagttaagttaatACGTGAAAAACGTAAGTTTATAACAAAAGTTCTTcagtctgaaatgtaactcgcagttacggagttagaagcgtatacgaagaggggagtcaagtcctgtagatcacagaAACAAacttatataaaaatataaactTATCTAAcgtatctatatttatttgtgcacaattcttgaatcttcGCTTTCAGTCATCATCTggcactccgttagataatccgtaaccttcccctttgtccattctgggccactagttccccatactcctgacccccctcccgcaaaactgggttggcgagcctttttgtgcACAAtcacaccttttactgttcttaaatggttagaggtcacttatccatcagcccagctattcattgtacacagacatgtggcaccatgtctcctttccctttctttgtacagaagtgtgtttagtcgtgtatatgtctatactatatatacttttGTGTGTCACCagttcactttgtacctgaggaagcgtggacctccatgcgaaagtttgtacaaattaaacttaaacaaaaatcttcagtgtcggcttctgtactTTGTTTATGTTACGGAGTTACtgagaaaaaagaacgagtCACTTCAAAGTTACTTCGAACACAAAATAGCTGTACACAAGAGCAGTGTGCGTGAAGAGTTCAGTTTGACTGAGTTTCTttcggaggagtgcaacacgcttaggtcatgatgggaattgatgttctgaggctggaacacgtagaaaggacacacacataacaaagcctcaagtacctaagaaattaatgatgaaagaaggaagtcagtgaaaaggtcagccagctgtaggactcgaacccacatcttctagattaccggtccagggctctaccaactgagctaagccgATACACTtccccagtgacttccaagggtgcgtccatctaaagggacaaaccaaccactctctctcacttatCCTCTTTTCACAGTTTAAGAGTAAACCCGCAAAGACAGAAGCcgctgcctgctagcgacagttaGAAGAACTGATGTGCGTGGCTGACTAAGGGAAGCGAATCAACGCTGCCAGCACCTAAAATTAGATTGCTAAAATCTCGCTTATATTGACAGGGAAAGCCGATGAATCGTGGCTATTGCTAATGCACCATCGTTTTATGGCATCAAATGCCACGAAAGAAACCAAGAGAAAGCAAGACAATAAGTGGACGAGCGTGAAAAGCGAAAGGAATTAAAAGTAAGTAACTTGTAATATTCCCTCAAGTTACTTCGGCAAAAGTTAGCTGAAAGAGAAACGAGTttctctgaaagttaccacggcacaaaagtaccaAGTTACAggaaggaacttagttacagtaacgagttacctcgaactctgacaCAAAGTATCCTTTCAGACTCCATATCTGCGTGCATGCAAATTTCCTccaattaaaaaataaaaattatcaTACGTCTACTTTCTCGGGACGAAGCAGCATACTACGTAGAGAAGCTTGCCATGTCGGGAACACACCGGTGCGCCATCGCTGTCATCGTCATTACCAGAATATAAGTTGCACCACTGCAGGCTGAATAGCTCTCAACGCACAACTCGAATTGCAACGTATGCGTACATAAACGTGTCAGTGAACAAAACAAGGAATCCTTCGTGGCTACGTGACGTGAGGTAGCCAGActcagcaaaccattaatatccctgggagatccctacaaggtcgcgaacgtcctgaatatctcgacatccataggatatctatTGCATACAATTCCATTGAGttttgggcttactccagtaaacaacagatgCCCCTGGTATGTCggaaggatatcgcgctctggatgtcTGAATGTCCAATAACAGGCAGCCTGAAGATCCCAGGGATATCTGTAGGAGACCCAGGAAAGATTTGTTGGACCTTATAGTGacggtaacctgaattaaaaacacagtggttgataggaagggatgtcaggaatgttgttgggtatactttGAGTTGATGGAGGTacacaggaattgcgaagatacatcctcgtcACTGTTACAAATGTCTTACGCCACGCTACCCTTAgcgaacgtgtgtgtaacgatttgtatttcagtatcgTTCCATCCAACTTGCAAATAGAGGTTACTACGGGTTTTCCCAAGTGGCCCAAGTGCGGCGGGCGAGGTACGGCTTTTAATGCTGGCAGGTCAcacggtgttgctgtactgtgatgaatcTTGTACTGCTACAAAGTCTAGCCATAATATAGTGACAAAAGCATCCTGATAGATCTGATATAGCTGATGACAGCGCAACTGCATTTGACAACTAAACTGCAAATGTGTGAACTCTATATAGTCAGTTAAGGACACTACATTAATAAACCTATGAGTGCTTCGGATATGTGTCTTCTTTAATGTCCCCTATACATCCATTCGCTGACTACTGGATCCCCTGTGGACATCCAGAAGACACCAAATTGTGTGTAAAATTTGATCTCCTGGATGACCCATGGACATCCTCGGGTTTTTCACGTATATCCGAGAGATATCTGAATCGCCATTTTGGGATATTGCATGGGTGTCCATAGGACGTCTGTGGTTTACTGGGGACGTATGACAACATCCTCAGAAATGTTCGCCGTCTcagtacagtcaaacctcgttacaacgaaacgcgatGTAACGAAATTCGCAATAGCGCAAAATAATTTTGATTCCCCGgcagagggccatagagatcaatgtattttaatCCCCGCTACAATGAAACACTTTTTAGCCGCCGCCTCGATGCAGTGAAAGAACGAGATAGGGTGTATGACCCCAAAGCCGACTTTGGGGTCAAGAAAACAAAGGGCGTAAGCGGCGTCCTGCTTCTGGGGCTAAAGATGGCACGCGCGATTAGGGTGgggaggaatctggtgcctgcaaaaggaagtctgagtcattggaaggttaGGGATTTTCCTTCTGAGGTTTCTCCTATCCGCAATTCTTTTGAACTGTCCCATTGCAGCCGAGCACAGTCCAAAGAGCACGAGACGCAAGGCACCATCGCGCGCGTGTGGAAAATGTTTCGTTCTGCGTAAGTGACGAAATCAGCATAGATTATTTTCTTGACGAGGACAAACATGCCGTAGCAATGAAAGACGCACTACCATAGACGTAGAACGTTTGCAGAATCGCAACAAGATATGCAGAAACCTGCGGAGGCTCTGGCGGTGTACGAACAATGCGCGACACCGCGTCTTCAAGGCATGATGCAGGCGCATATAAccggctatttcacgcaagaataaaatgCCATAGGTGACTCTTTGGCGCTGTACTTgtagttgttgtcattttttACGAAAACTTTTCCACATCGTAGCGGGAGTTATCGACGCATATGTACACTGCGCGCCCTCGCAAAGGTCGCGATCCGCGACCTTCAATTCGATACAACAAAAGAAATTGCGGTTCCCGTGCGTTTCGTTATAgtatcgaggttcgactgtagtACATCCACAGAATCTCACTCTACGACATGACCCTCGGGATCGTTCCATAAATAAGGTCAGACCTTTTGCGGGATAAACTCAATTCATTGTGACTA includes these proteins:
- the LOC135378845 gene encoding zinc finger protein 135-like isoform X1, producing the protein MDVTNEDFIGVQRAACKKCACTSYRRLTDISRYTAQVLPGTCVQCWHSPVDHVQEEIYSHTTGTPACSPQKSQNGTQLRQSSLAIRLVTGSTLQLPQRENSSTKQMCPSQQSSSLHLARDNGPAEDSSHHMLRAHLCQQPGAGLEGPGPSSRQDISSSGDFILSGGEMHTALHHGEAAALPSCTSGDACITPSNADGHAQDSSGDHLAPAASGTSLRTKGSNAWPHGLPQFSPGLQLLLRGQEQQEERSKLIRQLKDELIIFLDKNELITSGTKGHKRWQYAALGREIAHAYPSMVFETGKCGTRAFKQAAQEWSVFMRRTSKARTARKARKKSRTSSVVPQASRKQTTFTLEEALAELKGTRAASSSFCVTEDARDTCVSESSRSSPSDSQLQEMQLSTEFGDDLVRVKSEPPDVACLPEESQVQQQHCGQSPSGGVTPGACGIKEEPQEDLSNEEPITEVKTEPYNVAILAGHDQTGHSWHSESEDSTASTDMEHTDTCNPASSDSLKRPFAMEDKVGEKMHESDLSPTAFSLSESAKNHMHKNTHEMHYKCDLCPAAFSHSTHMHCHKRIHTDVRPHKCDLCPAEFTRLHHLDDHIRTHTGDKPFKCDLCPAAFRHSTHLQRHKRTHTGEKPYKCKLCPAVFSHNTNLQRHNRTHTGEKPYKCDLCPSEFAQLHHLKDHIRIHTGEKPFKCDLCPAAFSHSMHLQRHKRTHTGDKPYKCKLCPAAFSHSTSLKCHNRTHTGEKPYKCDLCPAVFSHNTNLQRHNRTHTGEKPYKCDLCPSEFAQLHHLKDHTRIHTGEKPFKCDLCPAAFSHSMHLQRHKRTHTGDKPYKCKLCPAVFSHSTSLKCHNRTHTGERPYKCDLCPAAFSNSTNLQRHNRTHTGEKPFKCDLCPAVFSYNMYLQRHRRIHTGEKPYKCDLCPAAFSNNTNLRRHNLTHTGEKPYKCDRCPSQFTQVHHLRNHIRVHTGEKPYKCGLCPSEFGLPHHLKDHLRTHTGEKPYKCDLCPAEFIRSTYLECHKKTHTGDRPYKCNFCPAKFIRSTHLQRHKKTHAGPVPLGSPGCTT
- the LOC135378845 gene encoding zinc finger protein ZFP2-like isoform X2, whose translation is MDVTNEDFIGVQRAACKKCACTSYRRLTDISRYTAQVLPGTCVQCWHSPVDHVQEEIYSHTTGTPACSPQKSQNGTQLRQSSLAIRLVTGSTLQLPQRENSSTKQMCPSQQSSSLHLARDNGPAEDSSHHMLRAHLCQQPGAGLEGPGPSSRQDISSSGDFILSGGEMHTALHHGEAAALPSCTSGDACITPSNADGHAQDSSGDHLAPAASGTSLRTKGSNAWPHGLPQFSPGLQLLLRGQEQQEERSKLIRQLKDELIIFLDKNELITSGTKGHKRWQYAALGREIAHAYPSMVFETGKCGTRAFKQAAQEWSVFMRRTSKARTARKARKKSRTSSVVPQASRKQTTFTLEEALAELKGTRAASSSFCVTEDARDTCVSESSRSSPSDSQLQEMQLSTEFGDDLVRVKSEPPDVACLPEESQVQQQHCGQSPSGGVTPGACGIKEEPQEDLSNEEPITEVKTEPYNVAILAGHDQTGHSWHSESEDSTASTDMEHTDTCNPASSDSLKRPFAMEDKVGEKMHESDLSPTAFSLSESAKNHMHKNTHEMHYKCDLCPAAFSHSTHMHCHKRIHTDVRPHKCDLCPAEFTRLHHLDDHIRTHTGDKPFKCDLCPAAFRHSTHLQRHKRTHTGEKPYKCKLCPAVFSHNTNLQRHNRTHTGEKPYKCDLCPSEFAQLHHLKDHIRIHTGEKPFKCDLCPAAFSHSMHLQRHKRTHTGDKPYKCKLCPAAFSHSTSLKCHNRTHTGEKPYKCDLCPAVFSHNTNLQRHNRTHTGEKPYKCDLCPSEFAQLHHLKDHTRIHTGEKPFKCDLCPAAFSHSMHLQRHKRTHTGDKPYKCKLCPAVFSHSTSLKCHNRTHTGERPYKCDLCPAAFSNSTNLQRHNRTHTASQEDTHR